The Pyrus communis chromosome 9, drPyrComm1.1, whole genome shotgun sequence genome has a segment encoding these proteins:
- the LOC137745323 gene encoding protein RETICULATA-RELATED 3, chloroplastic-like, with product MAAAAQLRCSTVAKHCSTPSDNRRFSANPNSSISFPYSKTQNRPLFFVPKPIWVQKPELSFSGGNGGGGAGAGGSSGGWSGGGDGNSDDSSSSSSSVSGFGVLGMFLNGWRSRVAADPQFPFKVLMEEVVGVSSCVLGDMASRPNFGLNELDFVFSTLVVGSILNFTLMYLLAPTLSASAATLPSIFAGCPASHMFEPGSYGLVNRLGTFVYKGTVFAAVGFVAGLAGTALSNGLIKLRKKMDPNFETPNKPPPTLLNALTWAAHMGLSSNLRYQTLNGAEFLLAKGLPPLAFKSSVVVLRCLNNVLGGMSFVVLARLTGSQSVAEAKPAEGEVGSVAEKEKLVVVESEDVQSNQSTNK from the coding sequence ATGGCGGCCGCCGCTCAGCTTCGTTGCTCTACCGTAGCTAAACACTGCTCGACTCCCTCCGACAACCGCCGCTTCTCCGCCAATCCTAATTCTTCAATCTCCTTCCCCTACTCCAAAACCCAGAATCGCCCTCTCTTTTTCGTCCCAAAGCCCATCTGGGTCCAAAAGCCAGAGCTTTCGTTTTCCGGCGGAAATGGCGGTGGCGGCGCAGGAGCGGGAGGAAGCAGCGGGGGGTGGAGCGGGGGTGGAGATGGGAATTCCGACGACTCGTCGTCTTCGTCGTCGTCGGTTTCGGGATTCGGAGTTCTGGGTATGTTTCTCAATGGGTGGAGATCCCGAGTCGCCGCCGATCCGCAGTTCCCCTTCAAGGTTCTGATGGAGGAGGTGGTCGGAGTCAGCTCCTGCGTCCTCGGTGACATGGCTTCCCGCCCCAATTTCGGCCTCAACGAGCTCGACTTCGTCTTCTCGACTCTCGTCGTCGGTAGCATACTCAATTTCACGCTCATGTATTTGTTAGCCCCCACTCTGTCCGCCTCCGCCGCCACTCTTCCGTCGATCTTCGCCGGCTGCCCGGCCAGCCACATGTTTGAACCGGGTTCCTATGGATTGGTGAATCGATTGGGGACTTTCGTGTACAAAGGCACAGTCTTTGCCGCCGTTGGGTTCGTCGCCGGGCTTGCCGGAACCGCATTGTCGAACGGTCTGATCAAATTGAGGAAAAAAATGGACCCGAATTTCGAGACCCCAAATAAGCCGCCGCCAACCTTGCTCAATGCGCTCACTTGGGCGGCTCACATGGGTCTTAGCAGCAATTTGAGGTACCAAACGCTGAACGGGGCGGAGTTTTTGCTGGCGAAGGGGCTTCCTCCGCTGGCATTCAAATCGTCTGTGGTGGTTCTGAGGTGTTTGAACAATGTGCTGGGTGGGATGTCGTTTGTTGTGCTGGCGAGGTTGACCGGCTCGCAGAGCGTCGCGGAGGCGAAACCGGCAGAAGGGGAGGTGGGATCGGTGGCAGAGAAGGAGaaattggtggtggtggagagtgAGGATGTGCAGAGCAATCAGTCGACTAAcaaatga
- the LOC137745298 gene encoding probable LRR receptor-like serine/threonine-protein kinase At1g06840 has protein sequence MVKLRASGCVVALLCSCFVLFAVAEVTNPSEVNVLRAVKRKLIDPKNHLRNWDDGDPCESYWTGVFCFDAVGDDGYLHLQELRLLNMNLSGTLAPELGQLSQLQILDFMWNELSGHIPNEIGNIKSLKLLLLNGNKLSGSLPPELGYLTSLTRLQVDQNYMSGPIPKSFANMASLKHLHLNNNSLSGQIPPELSKALNLLHLLFDNNNFSGHVPPEFSMLPNARIIQFDNNNFRGTEIPASYGNISRLTKLSLRNCSLQGEIPDLSRIANLSYIDLSRNQLSGSIPSHRLSVNITTIILSDNRLNGLIPESFYDLPALQKVSLHDNFITGSVPAMWRKISFSTRARLALDLRNNLLSQISEELNPPANVTLRLEGNPVCKNASVPNIGQFCRSEAGGDRISENSINSTQPMTCSSQACPTDYFYEYVPSSPVPCFCASPLRVTYRLKSPSFSYFAPYKHNFEIYLTGALNLHLYQLSIDSLVWQDGPRLLLHMKFFPMFINPHVNLFNATEVQRLRGRFTSWDFPPTDFFGPYELLNFTLLGPYSNMFVEQQKTGISKRALAGVIIGCIAAVVIIPAVVMLLTKRYVKYRYPPPSRRYSSLKISMRIEGVKAFTFKEMKVATGNFDTSMQLGRGGYGKVYKGILSDNTVVAVKRAEEGSLQGGREFLTEIELLSRVHHRNLVSLVGYCDEEGEQMLVYEFMPNGTLRDWLWVKAKGSLDFTMRLRIALGSAKGILYLHTEANPPIFHRDIKASNILLDSNLVAKVADFGLSRLAPLQDDEGTGSSYVSTVVRGTPGYVDPEYFLTNKLTDKSDVYSLGIVFLELLTGDQPISHGKNIVREVNLAYQAGLVFSIIDKRMGSYPSKCVERFLDLALRCCNEKPDKRPHMLEVVREIENILKIMPATDTIFSPSTTSYSDQSPTSSSFMTGDRSYVSSSLAGSDLTSGVVPTITPR, from the exons ATGGTAAAGCTGAGAGCTTCTGGATGTGTCGTTGCTCTCCTGTGTTCTTGCTTCGTGCTGTTTGCCGTTGCAGAAGTTACAAATCCTTCAGAAG TCAATGTACTGAGAGCAGTCAAGAGGAAATTAATTGATCCTAAGAATCATCTAAGGAATTGGGACGACGGGGATCCTTGCGAATCTTATTGGACCGGAGTTTTCTGTTTTGATGCTGTTGGGGATGATGGATACTTGCACCTCCAGGAACT CCGACTGCTGAATATGAATCTCTCAGGAACTTTAGCACCTGAGCTTGGCCAACTATCCCAACTTCAAATATT AGATTTCATGTGGAATGAATTAAGTGGACATATACCGAATGAGATCGGAAACATTAAATCCTTGAAACTCTT GCTCTTGAATGGAAACAAACTATCTGGTTCCTTACCTCCTGAGCTCGGTTATCTTACAAGCTTAACTAGACTACAAGTCGATCAGAACTATATGTCAGGTCCAATTCCAAAATCATTTGCTAACATGGCCAGTTTAAAACATCT CCACTTGAACAACAACTCCTTGAGCGGTCAAATTCCGCCTGAGCTTTCTAAAGCACTCAATCTTCTTCACTT GCTTTTCGATAATAATAACTTTTCCGGACATGTACCACCAGAATTCTCCATGTTACCGAACGCGCGCATCAT TCAGTTCGATAACAACAACTTCAGGGGGACTGAGATTCCAGCCTCTTACGGAAACATATCCAGATTAACAAAACT AAGTCTTAGGAATTGCAGTTTGCAGGGAGAAATTCCTGACCTTAGCAGGATAGCTAACCTTAGTTATAT TGATCTAAGCCGGAATCAACTTTCTGGATCCATACCGTCACACAGACTTTCTGTCAATATAACAACAAT CATTCTGTCAGACAACCGTCTTAATGGATTGATTCCTGAGAGTTTTTATGATCTTCCAGCTCTTCAGAAAGT GTCGCTCCACGACAATTTTATTACGGGTTCTGTCCCTGCTATGTGGCGGAAAATATCTTTCAGTACAAGAGCTAGACTTGCACT TGATCTTCGGAACAATTTGCTTTCACAAATATCGGAAGAGCTAAATCCTCCTGCAAATGTCACCTTGAG GCTTGAAGGAAATCCTGTCTGCAAGAATGCAAGTGTACCAAATATAGGCCAGTTCTGTCGATCTGAAGCTGGAGGAGACAGGATCTCTGAAAACTCGATAAACTCCACTCAACCAATGACCTGCTCTAGCCAAGCATGTCCAACAGACTATTTCTACGAATATGTCCCATCTTCCCCAGTTCCATGCTTTTGTGCATCACCTTTAAGAGTTACATATCGTCTAAAAAGTCcgagtttttcatattttgctCCTTATAAACACAATTTTGAAATCTACTTAACTGGCGCTCTCAACCTGCACCTTTATCAATTATCAATTGATTCACTTGTCTGGCAAGACGGGCCTCGTTTGCTGCTGCATATGAAGTTTTTTCCTATGTTCATCAATCCACACGTGAATTTATTTAATGCAACTGAGGTTCAGCGATTGAGAGGCCGGTTTACATCATGGGATTTTCCTCCAACTGATTTCTTTGGACCGTATGAGCTTCTCAATTTCACTCTGCTGGGACCTTATTCGAACA TGTTTGTTGAGCAGCAAAAGACGGGCATTAGCAAGAGAGCTTTAGCAGGTGTTATAATAGGATGCATTGCTGCTGTTGTCATTATTCCTGCAGTAGTCATGCTTCTGACCAAAAGATATGTCAAATACCGTTACCCACCACCTTCACGGAGATATTCAT CCTTAAAGATCTCTATGAGAATTGAAGGTGTAAAGGCGTTCACCTTCAAAGAAATGAAGGTCGCTACTGGGAATTTCGATACTTCAATGCAACTTGGACGAGGAGGCTATGGGAAAGTTTACAAAGGCATTTTGTCCGATAACACAGTTGTAGCCGTAAAGCGTGCAGAAGAAGGATCCTTACAGGGCGGAAGGGAGTTCTTGACCGAGATAGAACTGCTATCAAGGGTACATCACCGAAACCTGGTCTCTTTGGTGGGATATTGTGATGAAGAAGGGGAGCAG ATGCTGGTTTACGAGTTTATGCCTAATGGTACCTTACGCGACTGGCTTTGGG TTAAAGCCAAGGGAAGCCTGGACTTCACTATGAGGTTACGTATTGCATTAGGTTCCGCTAAAGGCATCCTTTATCTCCATACCGAGGCAAATCCTCCAATATTCCACCGGGATATCAAAGCCAGCAACATACTCTTGGACTCCAACCTCGTGGCCAAAGTGGCGGATTTTGGACTCTCGCGACTTGCACCTCTGCAGGATGATGAAGGGACCGGGTCCTCTTATGTATCTACAGTCGTGAGAGGAACGCCG GGTTACGTTGATCCAGAGTATTTCCTGACCAATAAGTTGACGGACAAAAGCGATGTCTATAGCCTAGGAATCGTGTTTCTGGAGCTCCTTACCGGCGATCAGCCAATTTCACACGGCAAAAACATAGTTCGAGAG GTGAATCTGGCTTATCAGGCAGGGCTGGTGTTCTCAATCATAGACAAAAGAATGGGATCCTATCCATCCAAATGTGTTGAGAGGTTTCTTGATTTGGCCCTCAGATGTTGTAACGAAAAGCCAGATAAGCGGCCTCATATGCTGGAAGTGGTGAGGGAGATCGAAAACATACTCAAAATCATGCCGGCAACTGACACCATATTCTCGCCATCTACTACCTCGTACAGTGACCAGTCACCAACCTCGTCGTCCTTCATGACCGGAGACCGATCCTACGTGTCCTCCAGCCTGGCAGGAAGTGATCTAACCAGTGGCGTTGTCCCGACCATAACACCTCGATGA
- the LOC137745274 gene encoding putative zinc transporter At3g08650 isoform X1 — MKMEFTFRKVLLFSLFSLVLFGYATSELENEVRQKLRSPPHKNVRSNVIDGTGQESSLNFEVSNNGLGEAKSANSKVSVSTVALFTLAMAAATGLGAVPFFFVELDPQWAGLCNGMAAGVMLAASFDLIQEGQGHGAGNWVVLGLLAGGLFIWLCKQFLEQYGEVSMLDIKGADATKVVLVIGIMTLHSFGEGSGVGVSFAGSKGFSQGLLVTLAIAVHNIPEGLAVSMVLASRGVSPQNAMLWSVITSLPQPLVAVPSFICADAFSKFLPFCTGFAAGCMIWMVVAEVLPDSFKEASPSQVASAATLSVAFMEALSTLFQNFTHDYNSEDASGFFVSLLFGLGPLLGGTVLVAFALAFHLQHALLMGAASGIAFVLGAWRPLQLLFSLKMGFLSTIFLLAMGAGSVHIMSSSILKLAGRKKTSVQNLPTANGFPVSIHTLQAFLSCGAVAFHALAEGLALGVAAPKAYGLGRHMVLPVSLHGLPRGAAVASCIFGATDNWHAALVAAALIGFVGPISAIGAILAGIDYSGLDHVMVFACGGLLPSFANIVKRALKLDTRKSSCGILIGVAFATLCLTCTKLVCLHTPYCNSAPEAVR, encoded by the exons ATGAAAATGGAGTTCACATTTAGGAAGGTTCTATTATTTTCACTGTTCTCCCTAGTTCTGTTTGGATATGCTACATCAGAGTTGGAAAATGAAGTTCGGCAAAAGCTGAGATCTCCTCCACACAAAAATGTGAGAAGTAATGTTATTGATGGCACTGGTCAGGAGAGTTCCTTAAATTTTGAGGTTTCTAATAATGGACTGGGTGAGGCGAAGAGTGCGAACAGCAAAGTCTCAGTCTCTACTGTTGCGTTATTTACATTGGCAATGGCTGCTGCTACAGGTTTAGGTGCAGTCCCATTCTTCTTTGTTGAGCTTGATCCACAATGGGCGGGATTATGCAATGGTATGGCAGCTGGTGTAATGTTGGCTGCAAGCTTCGATCTTATACAGGAAGGGCAAGGTCATGGTGCTGGGAACTGGGTCGTTCTTGGGCTTTTAGCTGGGGGCCTTTTTATTTGGCTGTGCAAGCAG TTTCTTGAACAATATGGAGAGGTTAGTATGTTAGACATCAAAGGTGCAGATGCAACTAAAGTCGTTCTTGTTATTGGAATAATGACTCTTCATTCGTTCGGAGAGGGTTCTGGTGTTGGGGTTTCCTTTGCTGGCTCAAAGGGTTTCTCTCAGGGACTTTTGGTAACTTTGGCTATTGCTGTGCACAACATACCAGAAGGCTTAGCTGTGAGTATGGTGCTTGCATCCAGGGGTGTTTCTCCGCAAAATGCCATGTTATGGAGCGTGATTACATCATTACCACAG CCCCTTGTAGCAGTTCCTTCATTCATCTGCGCTGATGCGTTTAGCAAGTTTCTTCCTTTCTGTACGGGTTTTGCTGCTGGATGTATGATCTGGATGGTTGTTGCTGAGGTCCTTCCTGATTCATTTAAG GAAGCCTCTCCATCGCAGGTTGCATCAGCAGCCACTCTCTCTGTAGCATTCATGGAAGCTCTTAGCACTCTTTTTCAGAATTTCACCCATGACTACAA CTCAGAGGATGCTTCTGGCTTCTTTGTCTCACTACTTTTTGGTCTTGGACCATTACTCGGTGGCACTGTTCTTGTTGCATTTGCTTTAGCTTTTCATCTTCAGCATGCTCTTCTCATGGGTGCAGCATCTGGCATTGCCTTTGTCCTTGGTGCCTGGAGACCATTGCAGCTACTTTTTTCGTTAAAGATGGGATTTCTATCTACTATATTTCTGCTTGCAATGGGAGCTGGATCCGTCCATATTATGAGCTCCAGTATTTTGAAGCTCGCAGGTCGCAAAAAAACTTCAGTTCAAAACTTACCCACGGCGAATGGTTTTCCAGTAAGCATTCACACCCTCCAGGCATTCTTGTCATGTGGAGCTGTTGCCTTTCATGCTTTGGCTGAAGGGCTTGCACTAGGAGTTGCTGCACCAAAAGCTTATGGACTTGGTCGGCACATGGTCCTTCCTGTCTCCCTACATGGACTCCCTCGAGGTGCAGCTGTGGCTAGCTGCATCTTTGGGGCTACTGATAACTGGCATGCGGCCCTTGTGGCGGCTGCTTTAATTGGATTCGTGGGTCCAATATCAGCAATAGGAGCAATACTCGCAGGAATCGACTATAGCGGTTTAGACCATGTGATGGTTTTTGCTTGTGGGGGACTGCTCCCAAGTTTTGCAAATATAGTAAAGAGAGCATTGAAGTTGGATACGCGTAAAAGTAGCTGTGGGATTTTGATTGGTGTGGCATTTGCAACTCTGTGCTTGACATGCACGAAGTTGGTGTGCTTGCACACACCTTATTGTAATTCTGCGCCGGAGGCTGTTAGATGA
- the LOC137745274 gene encoding putative zinc transporter At3g08650 isoform X2: MAAGVMLAASFDLIQEGQGHGAGNWVVLGLLAGGLFIWLCKQFLEQYGEVSMLDIKGADATKVVLVIGIMTLHSFGEGSGVGVSFAGSKGFSQGLLVTLAIAVHNIPEGLAVSMVLASRGVSPQNAMLWSVITSLPQPLVAVPSFICADAFSKFLPFCTGFAAGCMIWMVVAEVLPDSFKEASPSQVASAATLSVAFMEALSTLFQNFTHDYNSEDASGFFVSLLFGLGPLLGGTVLVAFALAFHLQHALLMGAASGIAFVLGAWRPLQLLFSLKMGFLSTIFLLAMGAGSVHIMSSSILKLAGRKKTSVQNLPTANGFPVSIHTLQAFLSCGAVAFHALAEGLALGVAAPKAYGLGRHMVLPVSLHGLPRGAAVASCIFGATDNWHAALVAAALIGFVGPISAIGAILAGIDYSGLDHVMVFACGGLLPSFANIVKRALKLDTRKSSCGILIGVAFATLCLTCTKLVCLHTPYCNSAPEAVR, translated from the exons ATGGCAGCTGGTGTAATGTTGGCTGCAAGCTTCGATCTTATACAGGAAGGGCAAGGTCATGGTGCTGGGAACTGGGTCGTTCTTGGGCTTTTAGCTGGGGGCCTTTTTATTTGGCTGTGCAAGCAG TTTCTTGAACAATATGGAGAGGTTAGTATGTTAGACATCAAAGGTGCAGATGCAACTAAAGTCGTTCTTGTTATTGGAATAATGACTCTTCATTCGTTCGGAGAGGGTTCTGGTGTTGGGGTTTCCTTTGCTGGCTCAAAGGGTTTCTCTCAGGGACTTTTGGTAACTTTGGCTATTGCTGTGCACAACATACCAGAAGGCTTAGCTGTGAGTATGGTGCTTGCATCCAGGGGTGTTTCTCCGCAAAATGCCATGTTATGGAGCGTGATTACATCATTACCACAG CCCCTTGTAGCAGTTCCTTCATTCATCTGCGCTGATGCGTTTAGCAAGTTTCTTCCTTTCTGTACGGGTTTTGCTGCTGGATGTATGATCTGGATGGTTGTTGCTGAGGTCCTTCCTGATTCATTTAAG GAAGCCTCTCCATCGCAGGTTGCATCAGCAGCCACTCTCTCTGTAGCATTCATGGAAGCTCTTAGCACTCTTTTTCAGAATTTCACCCATGACTACAA CTCAGAGGATGCTTCTGGCTTCTTTGTCTCACTACTTTTTGGTCTTGGACCATTACTCGGTGGCACTGTTCTTGTTGCATTTGCTTTAGCTTTTCATCTTCAGCATGCTCTTCTCATGGGTGCAGCATCTGGCATTGCCTTTGTCCTTGGTGCCTGGAGACCATTGCAGCTACTTTTTTCGTTAAAGATGGGATTTCTATCTACTATATTTCTGCTTGCAATGGGAGCTGGATCCGTCCATATTATGAGCTCCAGTATTTTGAAGCTCGCAGGTCGCAAAAAAACTTCAGTTCAAAACTTACCCACGGCGAATGGTTTTCCAGTAAGCATTCACACCCTCCAGGCATTCTTGTCATGTGGAGCTGTTGCCTTTCATGCTTTGGCTGAAGGGCTTGCACTAGGAGTTGCTGCACCAAAAGCTTATGGACTTGGTCGGCACATGGTCCTTCCTGTCTCCCTACATGGACTCCCTCGAGGTGCAGCTGTGGCTAGCTGCATCTTTGGGGCTACTGATAACTGGCATGCGGCCCTTGTGGCGGCTGCTTTAATTGGATTCGTGGGTCCAATATCAGCAATAGGAGCAATACTCGCAGGAATCGACTATAGCGGTTTAGACCATGTGATGGTTTTTGCTTGTGGGGGACTGCTCCCAAGTTTTGCAAATATAGTAAAGAGAGCATTGAAGTTGGATACGCGTAAAAGTAGCTGTGGGATTTTGATTGGTGTGGCATTTGCAACTCTGTGCTTGACATGCACGAAGTTGGTGTGCTTGCACACACCTTATTGTAATTCTGCGCCGGAGGCTGTTAGATGA